A single genomic interval of Arachis duranensis cultivar V14167 chromosome 7, aradu.V14167.gnm2.J7QH, whole genome shotgun sequence harbors:
- the LOC107459435 gene encoding uncharacterized protein LOC107459435, which yields MDITTPNNINNRYHHFEQSHSHTSVGIKNDEVKNGLYMTIVALIATATYQAVITPPGGVWQDDSALHRAGESIMGSHQPRAFVIFVIGNSICFYSSLLSMIYILLESSKNYAILASLYALSFTYGFNVAAIQPDAVSARWGKFISFFFFVLTILGPFLYSKLWSASSRTHQQSDQ from the coding sequence ATGGACATCACCACCCCTAACAACATCAACAACAGATATCATCATTTTGAGCAATCACATTCACACACAAGTGTGGGGATAAAAAATGATGAAGTTAAAAATGGTCTGTACATGACCATAGTTGCATTAATAGCAACAGCAACCTATCAGGCTGTGATCACCCCACCAGGTGGAGTATGGCAGGATGATAGTGCTCTGCATCGGGCAGGAGAATCTATAATGGGTTCCCACCAGCCAAGAGCATTTGTTATCTTTGTAATTGGCAACAGCATATGCTTTTATTCTAGCTTGTTGTCCATGATTTACATATTATTGGAGTCCTCCAAGAATTACGCAATACTGGCTTCCCTATATGCCTTGTCATTTACATATGGCTTTAACGTGGCTGCCATACAACCTGACGCCGTGAGTGCTAGATGGGGAAAATttatctccttcttcttctttgtattGACCATTTTGGGACCCTTTCTTTATAGTAAGTTGTGGAGTGCAAGCAGCAGGACACACCAGCAATCTGACCAATAA
- the LOC107459889 gene encoding receptor-like serine/threonine-protein kinase At1g78530 isoform X2: MLSSIKKGKMVIFRSSLLQSLKSDAVLQKTRKLSNKDIIGSGGYGVVYELRLNESVAFAVKRLNRGSEERDNGFERELEAMADIKHRNIVTLHGYYIAPHYNLLIFELMPNGSLDSILHGRSKEKKHLDWPTRYRVAVGAARGISYLHHDCIPHIIHRDIKSSNILLDQNMGARVSDFGLATLMEPNKTHVSTMVAGTFGYLAPEYFDTGRATVKGDVYSFGVVLLELLTGKKPSDEAFVEEGTKLVTWVKAVVQEKKEELVLDSSLGSCPMQEVNKVFNIAMKCLEPDPLNRPNMAEVVNLLEQAVSCKHVTTTLPCTINDMSP; this comes from the exons ATGTTATCatctataaaaa AAGGAAAGATGGTAATCTTTAGATCTTCATTGCTGCAATCTCTTAAATCCGATGCAGTCTTACAGAAGACACGAAAACTGAGCAATAAAGACATCATTGGATCTGGTGGCTATGGAGTGGTTTATGAACTAAGACTAAATGAATCTGTAGCCTTCGCCGTGAAGAGGCTGAACCGGGGATCAGAAGAGAGGGACAATGGTTTTGAGAGAGAGTTGGAGGCGATGGCGGACATAAAGCATCGGAATATTGTAACTCTTCATGGATATTACATTGCACCACATTACAATCTTCTTATATTTGAGCTAATGCCAAATGGAAGTTTGGATTCCATTTTGCATG GGAGATCAAAGGAGAAGAAGCATTTGGATTGGCCAACAAGATATAGAGTAGCTGTAGGTGCTGCTAGAGGAATATCATATCTTCACCATGATTGCATCCCTCACATTATCCATAGAGATATCAAATCAAGCAACATATTGCTGGATCAAAACATGGGGGCGCGAGTTTCTGACTTCGGATTAGCCACGTTGATGGAGCCGAATAAGACTCATGTTTCGACAATGGTGGCAGGAACCTTTGGATACTTGGCACCTG AATATTTCGATACTGGAAGAGCAACTGTTAAAGGTGATGTTTACAGCTTTGGAGTGGTATTACTAGAGCTCTTAACTGGGAAGAAACCCAGTGATGAAGCATTTGTAGAAGAAGGAACCAAGCTTGTCACATGG GTGAAAGCTGTTGTTcaggagaagaaagaagaattagTTCTTGACAGTAGCTTAGGGTCCTGTCCAATGCAAGAGGTAAACAAGGTGTTCAACATTGCAATGAAGTGTCTTGAACCAGACCCTTTGAATAGACCAAACATGGCTGAGGTTGTCAACTTGCTTGAACAAGCAGTATCATGCAAACATGTTACTACAACATTGCCATGTACAATTAATGACATGTCACCCTAA
- the LOC107459889 gene encoding receptor-like serine/threonine-protein kinase At1g78530 isoform X3 yields MVIFRSSLLQSLKSDAVLQKTRKLSNKDIIGSGGYGVVYELRLNESVAFAVKRLNRGSEERDNGFERELEAMADIKHRNIVTLHGYYIAPHYNLLIFELMPNGSLDSILHGRSKEKKHLDWPTRYRVAVGAARGISYLHHDCIPHIIHRDIKSSNILLDQNMGARVSDFGLATLMEPNKTHVSTMVAGTFGYLAPEYFDTGRATVKGDVYSFGVVLLELLTGKKPSDEAFVEEGTKLVTWVKAVVQEKKEELVLDSSLGSCPMQEVNKVFNIAMKCLEPDPLNRPNMAEVVNLLEQAVSCKHVTTTLPCTINDMSP; encoded by the exons ATGGTAATCTTTAGATCTTCATTGCTGCAATCTCTTAAATCCGATGCAGTCTTACAGAAGACACGAAAACTGAGCAATAAAGACATCATTGGATCTGGTGGCTATGGAGTGGTTTATGAACTAAGACTAAATGAATCTGTAGCCTTCGCCGTGAAGAGGCTGAACCGGGGATCAGAAGAGAGGGACAATGGTTTTGAGAGAGAGTTGGAGGCGATGGCGGACATAAAGCATCGGAATATTGTAACTCTTCATGGATATTACATTGCACCACATTACAATCTTCTTATATTTGAGCTAATGCCAAATGGAAGTTTGGATTCCATTTTGCATG GGAGATCAAAGGAGAAGAAGCATTTGGATTGGCCAACAAGATATAGAGTAGCTGTAGGTGCTGCTAGAGGAATATCATATCTTCACCATGATTGCATCCCTCACATTATCCATAGAGATATCAAATCAAGCAACATATTGCTGGATCAAAACATGGGGGCGCGAGTTTCTGACTTCGGATTAGCCACGTTGATGGAGCCGAATAAGACTCATGTTTCGACAATGGTGGCAGGAACCTTTGGATACTTGGCACCTG AATATTTCGATACTGGAAGAGCAACTGTTAAAGGTGATGTTTACAGCTTTGGAGTGGTATTACTAGAGCTCTTAACTGGGAAGAAACCCAGTGATGAAGCATTTGTAGAAGAAGGAACCAAGCTTGTCACATGG GTGAAAGCTGTTGTTcaggagaagaaagaagaattagTTCTTGACAGTAGCTTAGGGTCCTGTCCAATGCAAGAGGTAAACAAGGTGTTCAACATTGCAATGAAGTGTCTTGAACCAGACCCTTTGAATAGACCAAACATGGCTGAGGTTGTCAACTTGCTTGAACAAGCAGTATCATGCAAACATGTTACTACAACATTGCCATGTACAATTAATGACATGTCACCCTAA
- the LOC107459889 gene encoding receptor-like serine/threonine-protein kinase At1g78530 isoform X1 — MRKFLVIALSTTICFIAFVISKILISVLLYKRWKRKHIIYENEGKMVIFRSSLLQSLKSDAVLQKTRKLSNKDIIGSGGYGVVYELRLNESVAFAVKRLNRGSEERDNGFERELEAMADIKHRNIVTLHGYYIAPHYNLLIFELMPNGSLDSILHGRSKEKKHLDWPTRYRVAVGAARGISYLHHDCIPHIIHRDIKSSNILLDQNMGARVSDFGLATLMEPNKTHVSTMVAGTFGYLAPEYFDTGRATVKGDVYSFGVVLLELLTGKKPSDEAFVEEGTKLVTWVKAVVQEKKEELVLDSSLGSCPMQEVNKVFNIAMKCLEPDPLNRPNMAEVVNLLEQAVSCKHVTTTLPCTINDMSP, encoded by the exons ATGAGGAAGTTCCTGGTTATAGCCTTATCTACAACAATATGCTTCATCGCTTTCGTGATATCCAAGATCTTGATCTCTGTTCTTCTCTACAAAAGATGGAAAAGAAAGCACATAATTTATGAAAATg AAGGAAAGATGGTAATCTTTAGATCTTCATTGCTGCAATCTCTTAAATCCGATGCAGTCTTACAGAAGACACGAAAACTGAGCAATAAAGACATCATTGGATCTGGTGGCTATGGAGTGGTTTATGAACTAAGACTAAATGAATCTGTAGCCTTCGCCGTGAAGAGGCTGAACCGGGGATCAGAAGAGAGGGACAATGGTTTTGAGAGAGAGTTGGAGGCGATGGCGGACATAAAGCATCGGAATATTGTAACTCTTCATGGATATTACATTGCACCACATTACAATCTTCTTATATTTGAGCTAATGCCAAATGGAAGTTTGGATTCCATTTTGCATG GGAGATCAAAGGAGAAGAAGCATTTGGATTGGCCAACAAGATATAGAGTAGCTGTAGGTGCTGCTAGAGGAATATCATATCTTCACCATGATTGCATCCCTCACATTATCCATAGAGATATCAAATCAAGCAACATATTGCTGGATCAAAACATGGGGGCGCGAGTTTCTGACTTCGGATTAGCCACGTTGATGGAGCCGAATAAGACTCATGTTTCGACAATGGTGGCAGGAACCTTTGGATACTTGGCACCTG AATATTTCGATACTGGAAGAGCAACTGTTAAAGGTGATGTTTACAGCTTTGGAGTGGTATTACTAGAGCTCTTAACTGGGAAGAAACCCAGTGATGAAGCATTTGTAGAAGAAGGAACCAAGCTTGTCACATGG GTGAAAGCTGTTGTTcaggagaagaaagaagaattagTTCTTGACAGTAGCTTAGGGTCCTGTCCAATGCAAGAGGTAAACAAGGTGTTCAACATTGCAATGAAGTGTCTTGAACCAGACCCTTTGAATAGACCAAACATGGCTGAGGTTGTCAACTTGCTTGAACAAGCAGTATCATGCAAACATGTTACTACAACATTGCCATGTACAATTAATGACATGTCACCCTAA
- the LOC107459959 gene encoding major pollen allergen Ole e 10 produces MAKVAALLSLMFLLSITSSMNVIKANGQKTWCVAKPSSDQATLLSNINYACSQVDCKILQKGCPCSTPESLINRASIAMNLYYQSRGRNHWNCDFRASGLVVVTDPSYGNCIYA; encoded by the exons ATGGCTAAAGTTGCTGCTCTTCTTTCTCTCATGTTCTTATTGTCTATCACATCAA GTATGAATGTGATCAAGGCTAATGGGCAG AAAACATGGTGTGTGGCTAAACCTTCATCAGATCAAGCAACACTTTTGTCCAACATCAACTATGCATGCTCTCAAGTTGATTGCAAGATTCTGCAGAAAGGGTGTCCCTGTTCTACTCCTGAAAGTCTCATCAACCGTGCATCCATAGCCATGAATCTCTATTACCAATCAAGGGGAAGGAACCATTGGAACTGTGATTTCAGAGCCTCTGGCCTAGTTGTTGTTACTGACCCTA GTTATGGTAACTGCATTTATGCATAG
- the LOC107459891 gene encoding fatty-acid-binding protein 3, chloroplastic — translation MLGTITPCLSPSINFLPRSNHVLTKTSNSILPLNHGHCVTLFSASPLHFTFYRSFRRPNTLFFAETASSAATNAEYVEEPATNVKFQTSLMVPGCSDSLILLGTGFREKVFAIIGVKVYAAGLYLNQSIISELNVWKGQSKDTIQGDSSLFKTIFQTSLEKSLQIILVRDVDGKTFWDALSDAISPRIVEPTTADESALSAFRDFFLNLSLRKGTFIFLTWPNPSKLLVSVSSQGLPSAVDATMESTNVASALFDVFLGDNPVSPSLKASVAEGLSKVLK, via the exons ATGCTTGGAACTATAACACCATGTCTTTCACCTTCCATCAATTTCCTTCCAAGATCTAATCATGTTCTCACAAAAACCTCAAACTCAATTCTTCCATTGAATCATGGCCACTGTGTCACTCTCTTTTCAGCTTCCCCTTTGCATTTTACTTTCTACAGGAGCTTTAGAAGACCCAACACTCTGTTCTTTGCAGAAACTGCTTCATCTGCTG CTACGAATGCTGAATACGTGGAGGAACCGGCAACAAATGTGAAATTTCAGACATCTTTGATGGTTCCGGGTTGCTCGGATTCATTAATTTTGCTTGGAACTG GATTCAGAGAGAAAGTTTTTGCAATCATTGGAGTCAAGGTCTATGCCGCAGGCCTATATCTGAATCAATCTATCATAAGTGAGTTGAATGTTTGGAAAGGGCAATCAAAAGATACAATTCAAGGAGATTCTTCTTTGTTCAAGACCATTTTCCAAA CATCCCTTGAGAAATCATTGCAAATCATTCTGGTCAGAGATGTTGATGGTAAAACTTTTTGGGACGCCTTAAGTGACGCAATATCACCAAGAATTGTAGAACCTACAACTGCAGATGAATCTGCTTTGTCTGCGTTCCGCGATTTCTTCCTTAATCTTTCTCTTAGGAAAGGAACTTTCATATTTTTGACTTGGCCAAACCCCTCCAAATTGCTT GTTTCTGTCTCCTCACAGGGTCTTCCATCTGCAGTGGATGCTACAATGGAATCAACAAATGTAGCTTCTGCTTTGTTTGATGTATTTCTTGGTGATAATCCTGTCTCTCCCTCCTTGAAAGCTTCAGTGGCCGAAGGCTTATCGAAAGTACTAAAGTAG